A section of the Plasmodium knowlesi strain H genome assembly, chromosome: 3 genome encodes:
- a CDS encoding ribosomal protein L25, putative: MNKLKLIIKPTFFMHNAKRNHLNYKLYLKYKQWGFLKKEIVDYFNAHSTVSTVVDVQGRCWERFKKKELVQVHGYIPAIIWKYGPEQRICIDHKLIDEYAFEEEDGHLSLLFSARLFRIHIDGNVVECVVSHVETDPVEKHIYFLKFARVVKNQVTELNIPCSIVGLIGCPAYVNGYHVQLAMNYIKCKVIGNNIPPPFQIDVSKLTYKEPYNSIRLGELKHLLPDDGNVVFSEEYDLNETEVVWTYEPGKIPETPLPEDYMDPNFINKKGKRIQLTYKDYWPKQ; this comes from the exons atgaacaaactgaAGCTAATTATTAAGCCAACCTTCTTCATGCACAATGCGAAAAGAAACCACCTAAATTACAAGCTGTATTTGAAGTATAAACAATGGGGGTttctgaagaaggaaattgttGATTACTTCAATGCACATAGTACGGTAAGCACGGTGGTAGATGTGCAGGGTAGATGTTGGGAGAggtttaaaaagaaggagctTGTTCAAGTGCATGGGTATATTCCCGCCATTATTTGGAAGTACGGACCGGAGCAACGGATTTGTATCGACCACAAGTTGATTGATGAGTACGCCTTCGAGGAGGAGGACGGCCACCTGTCTTTGC TGTTCTCCGCGAGGCTCTTCAGAATTCACATCGATGGGAACGTTGTCGAGTGCGTCGTGTCACACGTTGAGACAGATCCGG TGGAAAAGCACATATACTTCCTGAAGTTTGCCAGGGTTGTTAAAAACCAAGTGACGGAATTAAACATTCCGTGCAGCATCGTCGGCCTTATCGGATGCCCTGCGTATGTCAATGGCTACCACGTCCAGCTAGCGATGAATTATATAAAATGCAAAGTGATAGGGAATAatattcccccccctttccaaATTGATGTATCGAAGCTAACATACAAGGAGCCATACAATTCGATTAGGTTGGGGGAGTTAAAG CACCTACTACCGGATGACGGGAACGTAGTTTTTTCGGAAGAGTATGATTTAAATGAGACGGAAGTGGTGTGGACCTATGAGCCCGGAAAG ATTCCGGAGACACCCTTGCCAGAGGATTACATGGATCCGAACTTTATAAACAAGAAGGGGAAACGCATTCAACTCACATATAAGGATTATTGGCCTAAGCAATGA